In Uranotaenia lowii strain MFRU-FL chromosome 2, ASM2978415v1, whole genome shotgun sequence, one genomic interval encodes:
- the LOC129748329 gene encoding pupal cuticle protein-like — protein sequence MLSLHQKTKTGLVILVLLAALNLVHGQQQVEVLDRDQNINPDGSYAYRYRLSDGTEAQEQGQGGVVATGGYRYYSPEGELIEVSYTADENGFQPQGDHIPQPPPIPDAIIRALEYIRTHARPT from the exons ATGTTATCTCTTCATCAG AAAACCAAAACCGGATTAGTAATATTGGTCCTATTAGCGGCACTCAATTTAGTTCATGGCCAACAGCAGGTGGAAGTGCTGGATCGGGATCAGAACATCAATCCGGATGGCAGCTACGCATACCGTTACAGACTTTCGGATGGCACCGAAGCTCAGGAGCAGGGACAGGGTGGCGTAGTAGCTACTGGAGGATATCGATACTACTCACCGGAAGGGGAACTAATTGAAGTGAGCTACACGGCCGATGAAAATGGATTTCAACCCCAGGGAGATCACATTCCACAACCTCCCCCGATTCCGGATGCCATTATTCGAGCGCTGGAGTATATCAGAACCCACGCGAGACCAACGTGA